One segment of Pseudomonas asgharzadehiana DNA contains the following:
- a CDS encoding outer membrane usher protein yields the protein MLNTLKVRHTFAPSVLGGLMSLAGTALGAGDIEFNTDVLDLSDRSNIDLSRFAHSGFILPGTYSMVVQVNAQPVSEQSVTFYPPDDDPKGSQACLSPALVGQLGLKATQAAGLASWRGGECLDLKGLPGTQVSADLATSRLNISLPQAYLQYSAINWDPPSRWDEGVPGLLVDYNLTAQSIFQRNDGQRKNLSGNGTVGANAGAWRLRADWQGRVENGRESAAGPQKLEWSRYYAYRAVPSLSARLLVGENYLYSDLFDSFRFTGAALNSDESQLPPNLRGYAPEVVGVAKTNAKVIVSQQGRVLYETLVAAGPFRIQDLNDAVSGTLDVRVEEQDGSVHTFKIDTAGVPYLTRPGQVRYKLASGRPTRLQHGAEGKTFATGEFSWGISNGWSLFGGGITDSNYRAMSVGAGRDLLAFGAVSLDVTQSRARVWNESLSGKSLRLQYSKNFEAYDSQVTFAGYRFSQENFLSMSEYLDARYYGLNGERGSRDEYVEGRDSWKPLGASKALYTVTLNKQFRDLGATVYASYNKQTYWNRSDTQRWNLAVSRYFNVGTIKNMSLSLNMYRSEDYNYKGNGMSLMVSLPLGRTGTLSLDANSGSGKNPLAARYSDRLDERNSYQIGASNQSASGYLSHMGDAADIDLSASTQKGSYSSLGVSARGGGTLTPYGAALHRTQSTGGTRLMIDTAGVPDVPVRGYGSPTRSNAFGKAVIADIGSYQRTSASVDLERLPANVEATQSVTQLTLTEGAIGYRSLEVISGEKAMAVLRLPDSSAPPFGATVKNLRQQDTGIVNDDGHVYLSGIQAGERMIVSWGGAERCTVTLPTILPMDGLTDALNLRCQLLAADQSSTDPAALTGTPIDTENTSS from the coding sequence ATGTTGAATACATTGAAAGTCAGACACACGTTCGCCCCAAGTGTGTTGGGTGGGCTGATGTCGTTGGCCGGAACGGCATTGGGTGCTGGGGATATCGAGTTCAATACTGACGTGCTTGACCTGAGTGATCGCAGCAATATTGATTTGTCCCGGTTTGCGCACAGCGGGTTTATTCTGCCGGGCACTTACTCAATGGTGGTGCAGGTCAATGCCCAGCCTGTTTCAGAACAATCAGTCACGTTCTATCCGCCTGACGATGATCCAAAGGGCAGTCAGGCGTGTTTGTCGCCGGCCTTGGTTGGGCAACTGGGCCTCAAGGCCACGCAGGCCGCCGGCCTTGCGTCGTGGCGCGGTGGCGAATGCCTTGATCTGAAGGGCTTGCCCGGCACGCAGGTCAGTGCCGACCTGGCCACGTCCAGGCTGAACATCAGCCTGCCCCAGGCGTACCTTCAATACAGCGCTATCAATTGGGACCCGCCCTCACGCTGGGATGAAGGCGTGCCGGGGTTGCTGGTTGACTACAACCTGACGGCGCAGTCGATCTTCCAGCGCAACGACGGCCAGCGCAAGAACCTGAGTGGCAACGGAACGGTGGGGGCCAATGCCGGGGCCTGGCGCCTGAGGGCGGATTGGCAGGGGCGTGTCGAAAATGGTCGCGAGTCGGCGGCCGGGCCCCAGAAGCTGGAATGGAGCCGCTATTACGCGTATCGCGCGGTGCCCTCGCTGAGCGCCCGTTTGCTGGTGGGTGAGAACTACCTGTATTCGGACCTGTTTGACAGCTTCCGTTTTACCGGTGCTGCGCTCAACTCGGACGAAAGCCAGTTGCCCCCCAACCTGCGTGGATACGCACCGGAGGTGGTCGGGGTGGCTAAAACCAATGCCAAGGTGATCGTCAGCCAGCAGGGCCGTGTGCTGTATGAAACCCTGGTGGCGGCGGGACCTTTTCGTATCCAGGACCTCAATGACGCAGTGTCGGGCACCCTGGATGTGCGGGTCGAGGAGCAGGACGGTTCGGTCCACACCTTCAAGATCGATACGGCAGGCGTTCCCTACCTGACCCGCCCCGGCCAAGTTCGTTACAAGTTGGCGAGTGGGCGACCGACCCGGCTTCAACACGGCGCCGAGGGTAAGACGTTTGCCACCGGCGAATTCTCCTGGGGCATCAGCAATGGTTGGTCCTTGTTTGGCGGCGGCATCACCGATAGCAACTACCGGGCAATGTCGGTGGGGGCGGGGCGCGACCTGCTGGCGTTCGGCGCCGTCTCGCTGGACGTGACGCAATCGCGCGCCAGGGTCTGGAATGAAAGCCTCTCGGGTAAGTCGTTGCGCCTTCAATACTCGAAGAACTTTGAAGCCTACGACAGTCAGGTGACGTTTGCCGGTTACCGGTTCTCCCAGGAGAACTTCTTGAGCATGAGTGAATACCTGGACGCGCGTTATTACGGCCTCAATGGCGAACGCGGCAGTCGCGATGAGTACGTTGAAGGGCGCGACAGCTGGAAACCGCTTGGTGCCAGCAAGGCCCTTTATACCGTGACCCTCAATAAGCAGTTTCGCGACCTGGGTGCCACCGTCTATGCCAGTTACAACAAACAGACGTATTGGAACCGTTCGGACACCCAGCGCTGGAACCTGGCGGTGTCGCGCTACTTCAACGTGGGCACCATAAAAAACATGAGCCTGTCGCTGAACATGTACCGCAGCGAGGATTACAACTACAAGGGCAACGGCATGTCGCTGATGGTCAGCCTGCCATTGGGGCGCACCGGTACCTTGTCGCTGGATGCCAACAGCGGTTCGGGTAAAAACCCATTGGCGGCGCGCTACAGCGATCGCCTGGATGAACGCAACAGTTACCAGATCGGTGCGAGCAACCAATCGGCCAGTGGTTATCTGAGCCACATGGGAGATGCAGCCGACATTGATCTGAGCGCCAGTACGCAGAAAGGCAGTTACAGCAGCCTCGGCGTGTCGGCGCGTGGCGGTGGCACGCTCACGCCCTACGGTGCGGCCCTGCATCGCACCCAAAGCACCGGCGGTACCCGGTTGATGATCGATACCGCGGGTGTGCCCGATGTGCCAGTGCGCGGTTATGGCTCGCCCACCCGCAGCAACGCGTTCGGCAAGGCGGTCATTGCCGACATCGGCAGCTACCAGCGCACCTCTGCCAGTGTCGATCTGGAGCGCTTGCCAGCCAATGTCGAAGCCACCCAATCGGTGACACAACTGACGCTCACCGAAGGGGCTATCGGCTATCGCTCGTTGGAAGTGATTTCCGGTGAGAAGGCGATGGCGGTACTTCGCCTGCCGGACAGCAGCGCACCGCCCTTCGGCGCGACGGTGAAAAACCTCAGGCAGCAGGACACCGGCATTGTGAATGACGACGGCCATGTCTACCTCAGCGGGATTCAGGCCGGCGAACGGATGATCGTCAGTTGGGGCGGTGCCGAGCGCTGCACCGTCACGCTGCCGACCATTTTGCCCATGGACGGCCTGACCGATGCCCTGAACCTGCGCTGCCAACTGTTGGCCGCTGATCAATCTTCAACCGACCCGGCAGCATTGACCGGGACGCCTATCGATACGGAGAACACATCCTCATGA
- a CDS encoding fimbrial protein, whose product MSIHIPIAFSVTLLLGPCVFAQSSSQGEGVVTLGGEVVDSACGLELSSLDQTVEMPAEPVGRLLRNTRGETHPFQLRLVNCTLSRPDPSRPGGTLPDWQHMRVTFDGPTDRSGRSFAVFGGSQGVALHIVDSAGEESVPGERMAPRPLSEGSMTLDYTLSLIGNGLPLIVGPHSAAVRFKLEYF is encoded by the coding sequence ATATCCATACATATCCCTATCGCCTTTTCAGTGACGTTGCTCCTTGGCCCTTGCGTTTTTGCGCAGTCATCTTCCCAGGGCGAGGGGGTCGTCACGTTAGGCGGCGAGGTGGTTGATTCGGCCTGCGGGCTGGAGCTGAGCAGCCTCGATCAAACCGTCGAGATGCCTGCGGAACCGGTGGGGCGGCTGCTGCGAAACACGCGGGGTGAAACGCATCCCTTCCAGTTGCGCCTGGTCAATTGCACGTTGAGTCGGCCGGACCCTTCGCGCCCCGGGGGAACCTTGCCGGATTGGCAGCACATGCGAGTGACGTTTGACGGCCCGACCGATCGAAGCGGGCGCTCATTCGCGGTCTTCGGCGGTTCACAGGGCGTTGCCCTGCATATCGTCGATTCCGCCGGCGAGGAAAGCGTGCCGGGTGAGCGCATGGCGCCCAGGCCATTGAGTGAAGGCAGCATGACTCTTGACTACACGCTCAGTTTGATCGGCAACGGATTGCCACTGATCGTTGGCCCCCACAGTGCCGCCGTGCGGTTCAAGTTGGAATACTTTTGA
- a CDS encoding fimbrial protein produces MKTILNVALLSAGVLAGSLSVAQASQGTVTFLGSVHSGACSIKPESVDQTVNLGAIAKHQLQTGGKSEARPVLIELQGCDLADLTDNTVTTTFTGAPSAVVPGAIGTVGGAGGIGIMMTHGGSAVKLGVPTAPQPISAGDNTLQFGAYVQGVATGDIVPGDFSAVANFTLAYQ; encoded by the coding sequence ATGAAAACGATATTGAACGTTGCGCTGTTGTCTGCCGGTGTGTTGGCCGGTTCGTTGTCCGTTGCGCAAGCGTCTCAAGGGACGGTGACGTTTTTGGGCTCGGTTCATTCGGGGGCGTGTTCCATCAAGCCTGAATCCGTTGATCAAACCGTTAACTTGGGCGCCATTGCAAAGCACCAACTGCAAACCGGTGGCAAGTCCGAGGCCCGGCCTGTGCTGATCGAACTGCAAGGGTGCGATTTGGCCGACCTGACCGATAACACGGTGACCACCACGTTCACCGGGGCACCGTCGGCCGTAGTACCGGGCGCTATCGGCACCGTGGGGGGCGCCGGCGGCATCGGCATCATGATGACCCACGGCGGCAGCGCGGTGAAATTGGGGGTGCCTACTGCCCCGCAGCCAATCAGCGCCGGTGATAACACCCTGCAGTTCGGTGCCTATGTGCAAGGCGTCGCCACGGGGGACATCGTTCCCGGTGACTTCAGCGCGGTGGCCAATTTCACCTTGGCCTATCAGTAA